Proteins found in one Triticum aestivum cultivar Chinese Spring chromosome 4D, IWGSC CS RefSeq v2.1, whole genome shotgun sequence genomic segment:
- the LOC123098556 gene encoding uncharacterized protein produces MTSPSLTACRHAAARPGAGRVTGCGGVRATPLRSRPRNTFAPSVQSSWSPSRAITSCALKPPPSYGGKAAKEKKVNPRDLFTFSYRFNTDIPMGETPGASIDEYLMNRPRIVGAVFPDKRKRTKLNDEEWSVQLVPIQFLFLSACPVIAVRFVSRSGGEGYPPHVPVHATSLLLMEVTDYKLKGLQRDAMPSHLALTVRGSLYPQPEGRRSLRGHVEMSVGFNLPPVLALVPEPIIRGVGDTVLRQLAEQMKHDFDTGLAADFKKYRTEKLTEGRTRKH; encoded by the exons ATGACATCGCCGAGCCTAACGGCGTGCCGGCATGCTGCAGCTCGTCCGGGTGCGGGCAGGGTCACCGGCTGCGGCGGCGTCAGGGCGACACCGCTCCGATCAAGACCACGAAATACTTTTGCTCCGAGTGTCCAGTCGTCGTGGTCGCCGTCGAGAGCGATCACCAGTTGCGCTCTGAAGCCCCCGCCTTCGTACGGCGGCAAGGCGGCGAAGGAGAAGAAGGTCAACCCCAGGGACCTCTTCACCTTCTCCTACAGGTTCAACACCGACATCCCCATGGGTGAAACTCCCGGG GCATCCATCGACGAGTACCTCATGAACAGGCCGAGGATCGTCGGGGCCGTGTTCCCCGACAAGCGGAAGCGAACCAAACTCAACGAC GAGGAGTGGAGCGTGCAGCTGGTGCCGATCCAGTTCCTGTTCCTGTCGGCGTGCCCGGTGATCGCCGTCCGCTTCGTGAGCAGGTCCGGCGGGGAGGGGTACCCGCCCCACGTCCCCGTGcacgccaccagcctcctcctcatgGAAGTG ACGGACTACAAGCTGAAGGGGCTGCAGAGGGACGCGATGCCGTCGCACCTGGCGCTGACGGTGCGGGGCTCGCTGTACCCGCAGCCGGAGGGGCGGCGGAGCCTGAGGGGCCACGTGGAGATGAGCGTGGGGTTCAACCTGCCGCCGGTGCTGGCGCTGGTGCCGGAGCCCATCATCCGGGGCGTCGGCGACACCGTGCTCCGGCAGCTGGCGGAGCAGATGAAGCACGACTTCGACACCGGCCTCGCCGCCGACTTCAAGAAGTACCGCACCGAGAAGCTCACCGAGGGGAGGACCCGCAAACACTGA